In Leptodactylus fuscus isolate aLepFus1 chromosome 2, aLepFus1.hap2, whole genome shotgun sequence, one genomic interval encodes:
- the FDX1 gene encoding adrenodoxin, mitochondrial — protein sequence MAAVTRLLAGSRCLLARCRSGIPAVQRPLRAAGGGGGLSPGAVRLYSSEDKVKVTFITRDGDAIVAEGKVGESLLDLVVEKNLDIDGFGACEGTLACSTCHLIFEDHIFQKLEPVTDEEMDMLDLAYGLTETSRLGCQICLRPFMDGMTVKVPENVADVRQAMDMGKSS from the exons ATGGCAGCAGTCACCAGGTTATTAGCCGGCTCTCGGTGCCTCCTGGCCAGGTGTAGGAGCGGGATACCTGCGGTCCAGAGGCCGCTGCGGGCggcgggaggaggaggcggcctGAGCCCCGGAGCAGTGCGGCTCTACAG CTCAGAAGACAAAGTTAAAGTAACGTTTATAACCCGGGATGGTGATGCCATTGTAGCGGAAGGAAAAGTTGGAGAATCCCTTCTGGACCTTGTTGTAGAAAAAAATTTAGACATAGATGGTTTTG GTGCTTGTGAAGGGACCTTGGCCTGTTCTACTTGTCATCTCATATTCGAGGATCATATATTTCAGAAGCTGGAGCCGGTGACTGATGAGGAGATGGATATGCTGGATCTCGCCTATGGTCTCACAGAAAC GTCACGACTGGGCTGTCAGATCTGCCTGCGACCCTTTATGGATGGAATGACTGTGAAGGTTCCCGAGAATGTGGCCGATGTCCGGCAGGCAATGGATATGGGCAAGAGCTCTTAA